A single genomic interval of Alistipes provencensis harbors:
- a CDS encoding RsiV family protein: MKIRLSTLFAAIAAAAVVSCTKHPVQPEFGIAATDTLVERNGIACNIEYRFASILNTEDSPALAAIERANIGYFFELEAFSGTAQEAAAAAIGQIADTYLADSLPAGSAGMEYEISAESEGAVVDTLVTYTITRSSYTGGAHGIYGSFNYVYSLAGGYEITLADLFTDTQLDNLDRLIRRKLYEQYDARDDEGLSAAGFFPEYIGPTENFRVTAESIVFDYNPYEIGCYALGGVEVEVTREELAGL, translated from the coding sequence ATGAAAATCCGCCTTTCAACGCTCTTTGCCGCCATCGCAGCAGCCGCTGTCGTCTCCTGCACGAAGCATCCCGTACAGCCCGAATTCGGCATCGCCGCCACCGACACGCTCGTCGAACGCAACGGAATCGCCTGCAACATCGAATACCGCTTCGCATCGATCCTCAACACCGAAGACTCCCCCGCCCTTGCAGCGATCGAACGGGCGAATATCGGCTATTTCTTCGAACTGGAAGCATTCTCCGGCACGGCGCAGGAGGCTGCCGCCGCCGCGATCGGCCAGATCGCCGACACCTACCTCGCGGACAGCCTGCCGGCAGGCTCCGCCGGCATGGAATACGAGATCTCCGCTGAATCCGAGGGCGCCGTCGTGGATACGCTCGTCACCTACACCATCACGCGGTCGAGTTACACGGGCGGCGCACACGGCATCTACGGCAGCTTCAACTACGTCTACTCACTCGCCGGAGGCTACGAAATCACCTTGGCCGACCTGTTCACCGACACGCAACTGGACAACCTCGACCGGCTGATCCGCCGGAAACTCTACGAGCAGTACGACGCCCGGGACGACGAAGGGCTGTCCGCCGCGGGATTCTTCCCCGAATACATCGGCCCGACGGAGAACTTCCGCGTCACGGCCGAAAGCATCGTTTTCGACTACAATCCGTATGAAATAGGGTGCTATGCGCTCGGGGGCGTCGAAGTGGAGGTGACCCGCGAAGAGCTGGCCGGGCTCTGA
- the hpf gene encoding ribosome hibernation-promoting factor, HPF/YfiA family, whose amino-acid sequence MNVQIQSVKFDADKRLVEFVNAKMAKLDRFAERSTGAEVILKLDKDHEKGNKFATITLHMPGEDLVACHQSKAFEESVDEAIDALKRQLEKFKAKTEK is encoded by the coding sequence ATGAACGTACAGATTCAATCCGTGAAATTCGACGCCGACAAGCGGCTGGTCGAATTCGTGAATGCCAAGATGGCGAAGTTGGACCGCTTTGCGGAGCGCTCGACGGGAGCCGAGGTCATTCTCAAACTCGATAAGGACCACGAAAAAGGAAACAAATTCGCAACCATCACGCTGCACATGCCGGGCGAGGATCTGGTGGCCTGCCACCAGTCGAAAGCCTTCGAAGAGTCGGTGGACGAAGCCATCGACGCCCTGAAGCGCCAGTTGGAGAAATTCAAAGCGAAAACTGAAAAATAA
- a CDS encoding glycosyltransferase family 2 protein, whose translation MTVSLIITTYNWPRALYLCLDSVMQQTVMPSEILVADDGSGISTRDVVRHFQNISPVPVHHIWHEDRGFRVAAIRNKAIAASSGDYIIHVDGDLILQRNFIQDHILFAREGCYVSGSRGIITEMLTEKVLSGEITSLTALTKGVRNSNNVMRVPIMAIVYRMIAPSQAPRSCNLGLWRRDLIRVNGFDEGFEGWGYEDTELGLRLNNSGVQQRRMKFQGVAFHLHHDKASRDNCAVNELRYLESIREHRMRCEKGLDRHLTPRITYAGKGAAVVVGG comes from the coding sequence ATGACTGTATCGTTGATCATTACTACTTACAATTGGCCGCGGGCGCTTTACCTGTGTCTCGACAGCGTGATGCAGCAGACCGTCATGCCCTCCGAGATTCTGGTCGCGGACGACGGGTCGGGCATCAGCACCCGCGACGTCGTGAGGCACTTCCAGAACATCTCACCGGTTCCCGTGCACCACATCTGGCACGAAGACCGGGGATTTCGGGTCGCAGCCATCCGCAACAAGGCCATCGCCGCCAGTTCCGGTGACTACATCATCCATGTCGACGGCGATCTGATCCTGCAGCGCAACTTCATTCAGGACCACATTCTCTTTGCCCGGGAAGGCTGCTACGTTTCGGGCTCCCGCGGCATCATCACCGAAATGCTGACCGAGAAGGTCCTCAGCGGCGAGATCACCTCGCTGACGGCGCTGACCAAGGGCGTGCGCAACAGCAACAACGTCATGCGCGTACCCATCATGGCCATCGTCTACCGCATGATCGCGCCCTCGCAGGCGCCCAGAAGCTGCAATCTGGGGCTGTGGCGCCGGGACCTGATCCGCGTCAACGGATTCGACGAGGGATTCGAAGGATGGGGGTACGAGGATACGGAACTGGGACTGCGCCTGAACAACAGCGGCGTGCAGCAGCGGCGCATGAAGTTCCAAGGTGTCGCGTTCCATCTCCACCACGACAAAGCCTCCCGCGACAACTGCGCCGTCAACGAACTGCGCTATCTGGAGAGCATCCGCGAACACCGCATGCGCTGCGAAAAGGGCCTCGACCGACACCTGACGCCGCGCATCACCTATGCCGGAAAAGGCGCAGCCGTCGTTGTCGGCGGCTGA
- a CDS encoding NAD(P)/FAD-dependent oxidoreductase translates to MPQQITLTLTPRQAADAKFYTAQAARRMGIRESDIALARVVKRSIDARQRQVKVNLTLEIYADHEPQPGPVHFDYPSVGGRTEVVIVGSGPAGLFAALRLIELGLRPVILERGRDVSARKRDIAQINRNGAVDPDSNYAFGEGGAGTFSDGKLFTRSKKRGDYNKALQTLVFHGATPEILYEAHPHIGTDRLPGIMQRIRQTIVDAGGVFRFESRVTDLKIEKGRIAGVWCGGELIEGAAVVLATGHSARDIYELLHRRGVRVEAKPFAMGVRIEHPQALIDSIQYHCETRGEYLPAASYSLVSQENGRGVYSFCMCPGGFIVPAMTDAAQSVVNGMSPSGRTSPYANSGLVTEVRLADFEHLRTEWGELAGLKFQQQFEELARREGGEHQIAPAQRVADFVAGRASGSLPATSYIPGVTPSRLDRWMPGFIAQGLRQGLTTFGRRMRGYVTGEALIVGVESRTSTPVRVPRDPATLMHPETEGLFPAGEGAGYAGGIISAALDGERIAEAVKNYIR, encoded by the coding sequence ATGCCGCAGCAGATTACCCTCACGCTCACTCCCCGGCAGGCCGCTGACGCGAAGTTCTACACCGCGCAGGCGGCTCGTCGCATGGGCATCCGCGAGTCGGACATCGCGCTGGCGAGGGTCGTCAAAAGGTCGATCGACGCCCGTCAGCGCCAGGTGAAGGTGAACCTCACGCTGGAAATCTATGCCGACCATGAGCCGCAGCCCGGACCGGTGCATTTCGACTATCCGTCGGTCGGGGGCCGCACGGAGGTTGTGATCGTGGGATCGGGCCCTGCGGGGTTGTTCGCAGCCCTGCGGCTGATCGAACTGGGGCTGCGGCCCGTAATTCTGGAGCGGGGACGCGACGTCTCGGCCCGCAAGCGCGATATCGCGCAGATCAACCGCAACGGCGCCGTCGATCCCGATTCGAACTATGCTTTCGGTGAGGGCGGGGCCGGGACTTTCTCCGACGGCAAGCTCTTCACGCGCAGCAAGAAGCGCGGCGACTACAACAAGGCGCTGCAAACGCTCGTGTTTCATGGGGCGACACCCGAAATACTTTACGAGGCGCATCCGCATATCGGCACCGACCGTCTGCCGGGCATCATGCAGCGTATCCGGCAGACGATCGTCGATGCCGGCGGCGTTTTCCGCTTCGAAAGCCGCGTCACGGATCTGAAAATCGAAAAGGGCCGCATCGCCGGCGTATGGTGCGGCGGCGAGCTGATCGAAGGCGCCGCCGTGGTGTTGGCCACGGGCCATTCGGCGCGTGATATCTATGAACTGCTCCACCGACGCGGTGTGCGCGTCGAGGCCAAACCCTTTGCCATGGGGGTACGCATCGAGCATCCGCAGGCGCTGATCGACTCGATCCAGTACCATTGCGAAACGCGCGGCGAGTATCTTCCGGCGGCCTCCTATTCGCTGGTGAGTCAGGAGAATGGCCGCGGGGTCTATTCGTTCTGCATGTGTCCGGGCGGTTTCATCGTTCCGGCCATGACCGATGCCGCGCAGTCGGTGGTCAACGGCATGTCGCCCAGCGGCCGCACGTCGCCCTATGCCAATTCCGGACTGGTGACGGAGGTGCGGCTGGCGGATTTCGAACACCTGCGCACCGAATGGGGCGAACTGGCGGGGCTGAAATTCCAGCAGCAGTTCGAGGAACTGGCCCGCCGGGAGGGCGGGGAGCACCAGATAGCGCCGGCGCAGCGGGTCGCCGATTTCGTGGCGGGGCGTGCGAGCGGATCGCTGCCCGCGACCTCCTACATCCCCGGTGTCACCCCCTCGCGGCTCGACCGGTGGATGCCCGGCTTCATCGCGCAGGGTCTGCGGCAGGGGCTCACGACCTTCGGCCGCCGGATGCGGGGCTATGTGACCGGCGAGGCGTTGATCGTGGGCGTGGAGTCCCGGACCTCGACACCCGTGCGTGTGCCGCGCGATCCGGCGACGCTGATGCACCCTGAAACGGAGGGATTGTTCCCCGCGGGCGAGGGGGCGGGATATGCCGGCGGCATCATTTCTGCGGCGCTCGACGGCGAGCGGATCGCCGAAGCGGTAAAAAATTATATTCGATAG
- a CDS encoding glycosyltransferase family 2 protein, translating to MEPKISVIIPVYNVEPFLARCLDSVVGQTLRDIEIICVDDGSPDRSIDILNRYAAGDARIRVISQENRGLGGARNRGFDAAAGEFILFVDSDDWIDAAYCERLYEAAREAGADVACASMLKIRPSYSKWTIRYTERQVVADAQEKFRICRCPPDFYVMNKLLRREMLLRLGLRFRERVCYEDVEYTMRVLCEGGNVVTVPDVVYRYVVNATSITKSRQTPKKQQDKYLAHKAFADYMAAHGLHLDARFRHITRRTYDRWGITWLKLKECGDRQTFRLFDLIPIWWRRAADK from the coding sequence ATGGAACCGAAAATCAGTGTTATCATTCCGGTCTACAACGTTGAGCCGTTTCTGGCCCGGTGTCTGGACAGCGTGGTGGGGCAGACCCTGCGCGATATCGAGATCATCTGTGTCGACGACGGAAGTCCCGACCGCTCGATCGACATCCTGAACCGCTATGCGGCCGGGGATGCGCGTATCCGCGTGATCTCGCAGGAAAACCGCGGACTGGGCGGCGCCCGCAACCGCGGGTTCGATGCCGCGGCGGGGGAGTTCATCCTCTTTGTCGATTCCGACGACTGGATCGATGCGGCCTACTGCGAGCGGCTCTACGAAGCGGCCCGGGAGGCGGGGGCCGATGTGGCGTGCGCCTCGATGCTGAAGATACGTCCGTCGTATTCGAAATGGACGATCCGTTACACCGAGCGGCAGGTGGTTGCCGATGCGCAGGAGAAATTCCGCATCTGCCGCTGCCCGCCCGATTTCTATGTGATGAACAAGCTCCTGCGCCGGGAGATGCTGCTGCGGCTGGGGCTGCGTTTCCGCGAACGGGTCTGCTACGAGGATGTCGAATACACGATGCGCGTGCTGTGCGAAGGCGGGAACGTGGTGACGGTGCCCGACGTGGTGTACCGATATGTGGTGAACGCCACCTCGATCACCAAGAGCCGCCAGACACCGAAAAAACAGCAGGACAAATATCTGGCCCATAAGGCATTCGCCGACTATATGGCGGCGCACGGGTTGCATCTGGATGCGCGGTTTCGTCACATCACCCGCCGTACCTACGACCGTTGGGGAATCACATGGCTGAAACTCAAGGAGTGCGGCGACCGGCAGACTTTCCGGCTGTTCGACCTGATTCCGATCTGGTGGCGGCGCGCCGCCGACAAATAA
- a CDS encoding tyrosine-type recombinase/integrase, with protein MLADFIRYLEAERRYSPLTVRNYRHDVEQFLAWLGVGDADFDPRRVTTEDIREWMIFRTEEGHLSAASMNREISSLRALFRWLLRTGVVSRDVTQPVASLRTSRRLPAFVPESRMSGIVSDCEQDSEDFIRERNSLIVLLFYACGLRLAELVGIDRGDFSDDFTSLRIRGKGDKERIVPILEFVREKILHYIGLIERQNICISPEKALFLTHKGKRISRTAVYRTVQEELDKAGVQGKKSPHVLRHTFATHLLNSGADMREIQELLGHASLQATQVYTHNSIAKLREIYAKAHPREKGGE; from the coding sequence ATGCTCGCCGATTTCATCCGATACCTCGAGGCCGAACGCCGCTACTCGCCGCTCACCGTGCGCAACTACCGCCACGACGTCGAGCAGTTCCTCGCGTGGCTGGGGGTCGGCGACGCGGATTTCGACCCGCGCCGGGTGACCACGGAGGATATCCGCGAATGGATGATCTTCCGCACCGAGGAGGGACACCTGAGCGCCGCCTCGATGAACCGCGAGATCTCATCACTGCGGGCCCTGTTCCGCTGGCTGCTGCGCACGGGCGTCGTCAGCCGCGACGTGACGCAGCCCGTGGCGTCGCTGCGAACCTCGCGCCGCCTGCCGGCGTTCGTTCCCGAAAGCCGCATGAGCGGCATCGTCAGCGACTGCGAACAGGACAGCGAGGATTTCATCCGCGAGCGCAATTCGCTCATCGTACTGCTTTTCTACGCCTGCGGCCTGCGGCTGGCCGAACTGGTCGGCATCGACCGCGGGGATTTTTCGGACGATTTCACCTCGCTGCGCATCCGGGGCAAGGGCGACAAGGAGCGCATCGTGCCCATTCTGGAGTTCGTCCGCGAAAAGATTTTGCATTACATCGGGTTAATTGAGCGGCAAAATATTTGCATTTCACCGGAAAAAGCGCTATTTTTAACACACAAAGGAAAACGCATATCCCGGACGGCGGTTTACCGGACGGTGCAGGAAGAGCTGGACAAGGCAGGCGTTCAGGGCAAGAAAAGCCCCCATGTGCTGCGACACACTTTCGCAACACACCTGCTGAACAGCGGAGCCGATATGCGCGAGATACAGGAACTTCTGGGGCACGCTTCGCTGCAGGCCACGCAGGTCTACACGCACAACAGCATTGCCAAGCTCCGGGAGATTTATGCAAAAGCCCATCCCCGTGAAAAGGGTGGCGAGTGA
- a CDS encoding flavin reductase family protein: MKQNWKPGTVLYPLPAVLVSCGATPEEYNLLTVAWTGTVCSAPPMCYISVRPERHSYEIIRRTGEFVINLTTRRLARAADWCGVRSGRDYDKFREMGLTAVPSERIAAPVVAESPVNIECRVRQVLPLGTHDMFLAEVVGVQADEAYIDPGTGRFCLERADPIVYSHGEYFALGEALGHFGWSVRKKKPAQKKR, translated from the coding sequence ATGAAACAGAACTGGAAACCCGGGACCGTATTGTATCCTCTACCGGCGGTGCTGGTGAGCTGCGGCGCTACGCCCGAAGAATATAACCTGCTGACCGTGGCATGGACCGGTACGGTCTGCTCCGCCCCGCCGATGTGCTATATTTCGGTGCGTCCCGAACGCCACTCCTATGAAATTATCCGCCGCACGGGCGAGTTCGTCATCAACCTCACGACGCGCCGGCTGGCGCGTGCCGCGGACTGGTGCGGCGTACGTTCGGGCCGCGATTACGACAAGTTCCGCGAGATGGGCCTCACGGCCGTTCCGTCGGAGCGGATCGCTGCGCCCGTTGTCGCCGAGTCTCCCGTGAACATCGAGTGCCGTGTGCGGCAGGTGCTGCCGCTCGGGACCCACGACATGTTTTTGGCCGAGGTGGTCGGGGTGCAGGCCGACGAAGCCTATATCGACCCCGGGACGGGGCGTTTCTGTCTCGAACGCGCCGATCCGATCGTCTATTCCCACGGGGAATACTTTGCGTTGGGCGAGGCGCTGGGTCATTTCGGCTGGTCGGTCCGCAAAAAGAAACCGGCGCAGAAAAAACGGTGA
- a CDS encoding stealth family protein, with protein MEIDLVYLWVDGNDPVWLAKKNTYLPADRQVDPEAAGECRFVENDELRYSLRSAERYAPWIRRVYILTDDQTPAWLDTSNPRVRVVSHREIMPAEILPVFNSCTIELFLPRIPDLAEHFLYANDDMFFSRPVGPGFFFDDAGRPVVRLKKQSLKRHDDDIYCHTILRMQELVRARCGRCSELAPHHNVDAYRRSDFLAALEVFRDELAPTEHHRFRSRDDWQRSLVLYHALARGEASLREVTRYNKLETPVQRLRALFGVGCGSDSRCIPAYTPDLDAVMEKYDPSLFCLNDDARMTDEDRFRVRQFLGRLFPEKSSFEK; from the coding sequence ATGGAGATTGATCTGGTGTACCTCTGGGTCGACGGCAACGACCCCGTGTGGCTGGCGAAGAAGAATACTTACCTGCCTGCCGACAGGCAGGTGGACCCCGAAGCGGCGGGGGAGTGCCGTTTTGTCGAGAACGACGAACTGCGCTATTCGCTGCGTTCGGCGGAGCGTTATGCGCCGTGGATTCGCCGCGTCTACATCCTGACCGACGACCAGACGCCCGCGTGGCTCGATACGTCGAACCCGCGTGTGCGGGTGGTTTCCCACCGCGAGATCATGCCTGCGGAGATTCTGCCCGTCTTCAACTCCTGTACGATCGAGCTGTTTCTGCCCCGGATTCCCGATCTGGCCGAGCATTTCCTCTATGCCAACGACGATATGTTCTTCAGCCGTCCCGTCGGTCCCGGCTTCTTCTTCGATGACGCGGGACGCCCCGTCGTGCGGCTCAAGAAACAATCGCTGAAACGGCACGACGACGATATCTACTGCCACACGATCCTGCGCATGCAGGAGTTGGTGCGGGCCCGCTGCGGCCGTTGCTCCGAACTGGCGCCCCATCATAACGTCGACGCCTACCGCCGCAGCGATTTCCTCGCCGCCCTCGAGGTGTTCCGCGACGAGCTGGCGCCCACGGAGCACCATCGTTTCCGCTCGCGCGACGACTGGCAGCGTTCGCTGGTGCTCTACCATGCGCTCGCCCGCGGGGAGGCTTCGCTGCGCGAGGTCACGCGGTATAACAAGCTCGAAACCCCCGTGCAGCGGCTTCGCGCCCTCTTCGGCGTCGGCTGCGGGAGCGACTCGCGCTGCATTCCCGCCTATACGCCGGATTTGGATGCGGTGATGGAGAAGTACGACCCGTCGCTGTTCTGCCTGAACGACGACGCCCGGATGACCGATGAGGACCGGTTCCGGGTACGACAATTCCTCGGGAGGTTGTTTCCCGAAAAATCTTCGTTCGAAAAATAG
- a CDS encoding FN3 domain-containing metallophosphoesterase family protein, whose translation MKKLFFALMGLLFSLAAAAQDFKITHGPYLCDMTQDGVTVVWTTSKPALSWVEVAPDDGRSFYAQEHSRHYQTVAGRKLADRTLHAVRLKGLQPGTDYCYRIFSQEVTAWPQRGKATYGNVVASDVFRRRPYPFRTFPDSGADCSFIMLNDIHGKADYMKDLCKKIDFSKVGFVVFNGDMSSSVESEEQLFADYIDASVALFASGTPILFNRGNHETRGVWSDRLIDCFPTRSGEFYGIYRYGDVCLLVLDCGEDKPDSDVEYYGLADYDAYRVEECEWLKKAVRSDEFRSASARIVLLHVPPTTGTWHGNVHLNELFMPVLNGAGIDLMLCGHEHRYSFHPAGERGAQFPIVINDNKSYTRCDVSDSLIRVQIVGPRDKVAHTHEFPLNRAAVDPE comes from the coding sequence ATGAAAAAACTGTTTTTTGCGCTGATGGGGCTGCTCTTTTCACTGGCCGCCGCCGCGCAGGATTTCAAGATCACGCACGGCCCTTATCTCTGCGACATGACTCAGGACGGCGTCACGGTCGTCTGGACCACCAGCAAACCGGCCCTTTCGTGGGTCGAGGTAGCGCCCGACGACGGGCGGAGTTTCTACGCGCAGGAGCATTCGCGCCATTACCAGACCGTTGCGGGCCGCAAGCTGGCCGACAGAACTCTCCACGCCGTGCGCCTCAAGGGGCTGCAACCCGGCACCGATTACTGTTACCGCATCTTCTCGCAGGAGGTCACGGCATGGCCGCAGCGCGGCAAAGCCACTTACGGAAATGTCGTGGCGAGCGATGTTTTCCGCCGCAGGCCCTATCCGTTCCGGACCTTCCCCGACTCGGGCGCCGACTGTTCGTTCATCATGCTCAACGACATCCACGGCAAGGCCGACTACATGAAGGACCTCTGTAAGAAGATCGATTTCAGCAAGGTGGGATTCGTGGTCTTCAACGGCGACATGTCGAGCAGCGTCGAGAGCGAAGAACAGCTCTTTGCGGACTATATCGATGCGTCGGTGGCGCTGTTCGCCTCCGGGACGCCGATCCTCTTCAACCGCGGCAACCACGAGACGCGCGGTGTCTGGTCCGACCGCCTGATCGACTGTTTCCCGACCCGCAGCGGAGAGTTTTACGGGATTTACCGCTACGGCGACGTCTGCCTTTTGGTCCTCGACTGCGGGGAGGACAAGCCCGACAGCGACGTCGAATACTACGGGCTGGCCGATTACGACGCCTATCGTGTCGAGGAGTGCGAATGGCTGAAAAAAGCCGTCCGGTCGGATGAGTTCCGTTCGGCTTCGGCGCGGATCGTCCTGCTGCATGTACCCCCGACGACGGGGACGTGGCACGGGAACGTCCATCTCAACGAGCTTTTCATGCCGGTACTGAACGGGGCGGGCATCGACCTGATGCTCTGCGGCCACGAACACCGCTATTCGTTCCACCCCGCCGGGGAGCGGGGCGCGCAGTTCCCGATCGTAATCAACGACAACAAGAGCTACACCCGCTGCGACGTTTCGGACAGCCTGATCCGTGTGCAGATCGTCGGCCCCCGCGACAAGGTCGCCCACACGCACGAATTTCCGCTGAACCGCGCGGCGGTCGATCCCGAATAG
- a CDS encoding polysaccharide deacetylase family protein translates to MILTNFYYLYSMKRHSKSLLPFALAAAVVLAGCIKMPKGGETDTGGPDGPDFPPPSAAEYLYPFGDEPRHVTAELTLTFAPETDLTDAEAVIPPLKYNKSLLVLLTQDDCKQAAFSTTWAAINGRPLSDTYYYTAAHLRGGDMPPDTYGFGKTLGSTDGTGREVRFAFSTTLSPEWEYMDAEATVKPGYTDNYYRFFMQKGLMWGDVREMLSYGVGIAFHDVNVDKESKNLPDSILRHYGLSQDIILDRLAGRGCKMLAEPDGNKTYVTAAMSYDPIQSIVEQSGGETLRPFAVEDDLLKTAFNRGFWKPKEIPEVIEAQLALPAEEREAVNIGVHGTDRSWSEMLLWLNNTYGKDGSDCVWMPSFEEYFEYNYLRRHAVLTQRVEGNTLHLTVSLSGGLYFYFPSLTVNLRGVDPAACTAVEGGATVTGLSWGVCAEAVGDGEVLALNIDCRHALAEHAEHFVELYEKHSTAANRADARCFVEMLKDSERKQALRRRIE, encoded by the coding sequence GTGATTCTCACGAATTTTTACTATCTTTACTCGATGAAGCGTCATTCGAAATCTCTCCTGCCGTTCGCTCTTGCCGCTGCTGTGGTGCTGGCGGGATGCATTAAGATGCCCAAGGGCGGCGAGACCGATACCGGAGGTCCGGACGGTCCCGATTTCCCCCCCCCCTCTGCGGCGGAATATCTCTATCCTTTCGGGGATGAACCCCGTCATGTTACGGCCGAACTGACGCTTACGTTCGCTCCGGAGACCGACCTGACGGACGCGGAGGCCGTCATTCCTCCCCTGAAATACAACAAGTCGCTGCTGGTGCTGCTGACGCAGGACGACTGCAAGCAGGCGGCTTTCTCGACCACATGGGCCGCGATCAACGGCCGTCCCCTCTCCGACACTTATTATTATACGGCAGCCCACCTGCGCGGCGGGGATATGCCGCCCGACACCTACGGCTTCGGCAAGACGCTCGGCTCGACCGACGGCACGGGCCGCGAGGTGCGTTTCGCCTTCTCGACGACCCTCTCCCCCGAATGGGAGTACATGGATGCCGAAGCGACGGTCAAACCGGGTTATACGGACAATTACTACCGTTTCTTTATGCAGAAGGGGCTGATGTGGGGCGATGTCCGGGAGATGCTCAGCTACGGCGTCGGTATCGCTTTCCACGACGTGAATGTGGACAAGGAGTCGAAGAACCTCCCCGACTCGATCCTCCGCCATTACGGACTCTCGCAGGATATTATCCTCGATCGTCTTGCGGGCCGAGGCTGCAAGATGCTGGCCGAGCCCGACGGCAATAAAACCTATGTCACGGCGGCGATGAGCTACGATCCCATCCAGTCCATCGTAGAGCAGTCCGGGGGCGAAACGCTCCGGCCCTTCGCTGTGGAGGATGATTTGCTGAAGACGGCGTTCAACCGGGGATTCTGGAAGCCTAAGGAGATTCCGGAGGTGATCGAGGCGCAGTTGGCGCTGCCCGCGGAGGAACGCGAGGCGGTCAATATCGGTGTGCACGGCACCGACCGTTCGTGGTCCGAAATGCTGCTGTGGCTCAACAATACCTATGGTAAGGACGGAAGCGACTGCGTGTGGATGCCCTCGTTCGAGGAGTATTTCGAATACAACTACCTGCGCCGCCATGCCGTGCTGACCCAACGGGTCGAGGGGAACACCCTGCACCTGACGGTCAGTCTGTCCGGCGGACTTTATTTCTATTTTCCGTCGCTGACGGTCAACCTCCGGGGTGTCGATCCCGCGGCGTGCACAGCCGTCGAGGGCGGCGCGACGGTGACGGGGCTCTCGTGGGGAGTCTGTGCCGAGGCCGTGGGGGACGGCGAGGTGCTGGCCCTGAACATCGACTGCCGCCATGCCCTCGCGGAACATGCCGAACATTTCGTGGAACTGTACGAAAAGCACTCCACGGCGGCCAACCGCGCCGATGCCCGCTGTTTCGTGGAGATGCTGAAAGATTCCGAGCGCAAACAGGCGCTTCGGAGGCGGATCGAATAG